GCCGATTACGCTTGGGTGGCTGGCGTTGCCGATAACCATGATGTGGATCATCGGTCTCATCAATGCGGTCAATCTGATCGATGGCCTGGATGGCCTCGCGGGAGGCGTGGCGCTCTTCGCCATAGGCGTGACTTTCATCATCGCCGTGGCTCGGGGACAGCCCCTTATGGTGCTCTTCTCCGCCGCACTGGCAGGAGCCGTGCTGGGGTTCTTGTTCTACAACTTCAACCCCGCTACGGTTTTCATGGGCGACACGGGGAGCATGTTCCTGGGGTTCGTTCTGGCGACTACCTCCCTACAGGTTAACCAAAAGTCCTCCACCACGGTCGCACTGCTGATCCCTATCGTCGCGCTCGGCCTCCCAATCTTCGACACGTCGCTCGCCTTCTCACGCCGAATGTTGAGTGGCCGATCGCCATTCAGTGCCGACAGAGGCCATGTTCATCACCGCCTACTGGATGCTGGACTCAGCCACAGGCAGGCGGCGCTCGTCCTCTACGGATGCTGTATGGTCCTTTCCGTAGCAGCATTGACGCTCACGGTGGCAAACAATGTGGTAACGGCCGCGCTCTTAGCCTCCCTTCTCGTTGGAGCCGTCTCGTTTGCGCGAAAGCTGGGTTACGGGTTCAAACTGGATATGGCTGGGGAGGCAGATAGCTTCGAGGCGAACGTCTTGATGGACGTTAGCGACGTCTCCGCAAAGAATGACGAGATCACTCGCGCTACCGGCTAGCGACCCGCATGGGACGTTCGGTTGCCGTGCGGGTGGGGCGGAACCCGCTTGCCCTGCAGAGTCACAGAGAGCCTCGCATCCAGAAATATCAAGAGAAACGTCCGCCTCTTTAATGGAGCCGCACGCTTTTAGCTTCGGGCCTTTCTCACTCTGTCGTGGAATTGACGTTTGGTTAGGGACGTGTAAAAACCCACCACGAAATGCGCCAGCTTCTTCAGTCCCTAAATGACGGTTCACTTGAGGTCGTCGACGTTCCCGGGCCCAGGCCCAGGCGCGGTTGCGTCCACGTTGCGAACCTCGCCTCGGTCATCTCGCCAGGGACCGAGAAGCTGATCATGGACCTGGCGTCCA
The Vulgatibacter incomptus DNA segment above includes these coding regions:
- a CDS encoding glycosyltransferase family 4 protein, whose translation is MRTAAVAFGLSLGIAAVLTPVIRQLALRWGFVDHVSSARKIHARPIPRLGGVAIVAAFFTPLLGLLVLESSTGRMFLADQSRALGLFIGGAAIAALGIYDDIRGANAWAKLCIQIPIALLMFQLGFRVEVIANPFGEPITLGWLALPITMMWIIGLINAVNLIDGLDGLAGGVALFAIGVTFIIAVARGQPLMVLFSAALAGAVLGFLFYNFNPATVFMGDTGSMFLGFVLATTSLQVNQKSSTTVALLIPIVALGLPIFDTSLAFSRRMLSGRSPFSADRGHVHHRLLDAGLSHRQAALVLYGCCMVLSVAALTLTVANNVVTAALLASLLVGAVSFARKLGYGFKLDMAGEADSFEANVLMDVSDVSAKNDEITRATG